From Diadema setosum chromosome 5, eeDiaSeto1, whole genome shotgun sequence, the proteins below share one genomic window:
- the LOC140229338 gene encoding uncharacterized protein, whose protein sequence is MIVERVAILASTLAFFCVLTSALTTDEIAAFGARNFTDQNTGLQGYITISESDDDNYVIEANGIPDHEAGPYPNDEDPSEIIAQTYVYYILKTPTPAPEDEKEELPMGTIALTLNGVPLFNPYTAVGTDAVENEIFDDCDGHPTPEHGAYHYHSRPKCVFTLEEGVPSDIVGVALDGYPIYGPNDENGNELMTADLDACHGRTVDGSYRYHITADFPYILGCFHGVVDERNLMSGGGPGDRPQRPGENPGDNPGTDDGEGDDGTETPRPGGGAPSNAANAAFCLLVTFLTMAVLHSR, encoded by the coding sequence ATGATTGTGGAAAGAGTGGCTATCTTAGCGAGCACGCTCGCGTTCTTTTGCGTGCTAACTTCAGCCCTCACGACGGATGAGATAGCTGCTTTTGGTGCCAGAAATTTCACCGACCAAAACACCGGTCTCCAGGGATATATCACGATCTCGGAATCCGATGACGACAATTACGTCATCGAAGCAAACGGCATTCCCGACCACGAGGCGGGACCGTATCCAAATGATGAGGACCCCAGCGAGATTATAGCGCAGACGTACGTGTATTACATACTGAAAACGCCGACGCCGGCGCCGGAGGACGAAAAGGAGGAGCTCCCGATGGGGACCATCGCTCTGACTCTGAACGGCGTACCGCTGTTCAACCCGTACACCGCCGTGGGAACTGACGCCGTGGAAAATGAGATCTTTGACGATTGTGACGGGCACCCTACGCCGGAGCATGGCGCCTACCATTACCACAGCAGGCCGAAGTGCGTGTTCACCCTCGAAGAGGGCGTGCCGTCCGACATTGTGGGCGTGGCGCTGGACGGTTACCCCATCTATGGTCCCAACGACGAGAATGGTAACGAGCTGATGACGGCGGATCTCGACGCGTGCCACGGACGGACTGTGGACGGGAGCTACCGCTACCACATTACCGCCGACTTTCCGTACATCCTGGGCTGCTTCCACGGGGTCGTGGACGAGCGAAACTTGATGAGCGGGGGCGGCCCCGGTGATAGGCCACAGCGTCCTGGCGAAAATCCTGGAGACAATCCTGGGACCGACGACGGTGAAGGAGACGACGGCACCGAAACTCCTCGACCTGGAGGCGGAGCCCCTTCGAACGCCGCAAATGCTGCGTTCTGTTTGCTGGTCACATTTTTGACCATGGCTGTCCTCCACTCTCGTTAA